The nucleotide window TTGGTTGCCGGGTTCACGCTGCAAATACCGGCAGCATTGCCAACGGGGGTAAGACCCGTACCGCTAATTGTATAAACACCAAGTTCATAGATCGGACTACGATCATTGGGAACAATATTAAAAAACTGCATGTGCGGCTGGAGTAGACACCGAGGTTTGAGTAATGTGTGCCGTGGGAAATACAGGATAGTATTGAAAAGGCAAAAATGCTTCGACAGCTTCTGCGTCTAAATTAATCGTATCAGAATCACATGCCTCGGTAGGAGTCACTGTGACATCAAGTGAATACTCGCCTATAGGGCCAAGCGAGTTAAGTTCAAGGTCAAACTGTTGCTCAGTAGTTGGCGCTGTTGAACCATTGTATCCCGCAGCACAAAGAGTGTAGAGCTTCTGATGCATAAGCGATCCATTTGCATCGAGAATGTTCAAGCTGACTTGAGCATCGGCGCCTTGGCTTGCCCAAATATTATCTTGGCTCCATTTAACCCGAAACGATGGCCGAAAAACAGTGTTTTGATACAGAGAGAGCGTGTCACTAGGATTTAGAAACAGAACTTCATAGTAGGAAGCGCCTACGACTTGACCGCTTTGTTGAGACTGCAGCTCGTTTTCCATAGCGGCAGAACATCCAAATAACATTACGATAAGAAAACAAACTATTGCTGACAATACACTTTTTAGCTTCATAACTACCTCAGATTTAAGTGTTCTAACCTATTCAAACTAAGCCACACCGTAGCTCTTTTTTGTGGAGGATCAAGAAGATAGTTAGCATGTGCCAAGGCATCTCAGTTGGCACAGCTCATCTGACAAATATGTCATACGATGTTTTGTAACACATCGTTTGCGAAGTGTGACAAACAGATAACTACAGCAATTTTTGACTATAGTTCATCAAAAGAAAGGAGTTTGATTGAGTCAAAAAGTTTTAACTCTCGGAGTTGCTTTTCTATTTTATTCGCCGTAGCGACAATGACGAAACTTACATCATTATCCGAAAGGCGACGTTTCAAAGCAGTGTTTGCTTCTTTCAACGTGACAGCTTTAACTCGTTTGACATAGTTCTCGTAGTAGCGAGGCGGAAGCCCCATCACTTCTGCATCAACCAATTGGTCAACACGTTTTGCCGCCGTATCGATATCGAAGGCGTGACTGTTGATGAGATATTCTTTGGCAAAATCGAGTTCTTTTTTGCTGATACCACGCCGCACAAAATCTTGATAAAGCTCCCACTGAACTTTGATACAAGCAACCGCATCGTCCATGGCGGGGAAGGTCCACATCCACCATGCTTCGCGCTCTCGATCATGGCCCAAACGCGAGCTTGCACCATAGCTCCATCCGCGCTTTGAGCGAATTTCGTTCATGAGTCGTGCTGTAAAAGTTCCGCCAAACGCGGTGTTTGCCACATAAAGTGCGGTGTGGTCCCGGTCACGGTTGTGGCTCCCAAGCGTACCGATCACAATCTGGCTCTGAGTGCGTTCGGGTTTATCAATCACGAGCAGACTGCGACCCTTTTTTAGTTTAGGTGCTCGAACAGCTTTAAGTGCCGCCGAACCTTTTTTCAAGTTTGCAAACTCTTTATCCAACAAGCTCATCAGCTCTGAGCGAGTAATGTCTCCAGAGACGCCAAGAACCATATTGCTAGCCACCACGTGTTTCTTCACCAGCTGCTTGATATCTTTGAGCTGCACTCCGCTGATGCTTTTTTCATGGCCCAAAACGCTACGGCCATAAGTATGGGCTCCAAACAATGAAGAACGAAAGCCTTGAATTGCAAGACTTCGATCGTTGTCGCGGTTGTCGACTATCTCGGCCATTGTTTCGCTCTTGATTTGCTCTAAATCATCTCGTCGTAAAGCCGGACGCAAAAACATGCCGGCAAAAGCGTAAAGAAGCTCTCTAATTACGCCGAATCACCGTAGCGTGAAAGGATATAAAACTATGTGCGACTTGAATGGAAAGCTGTGCGCCAAGACTATCGATTGTTTCTTCGAACTCAAGCGCCGTCGTGTTTTTTGTTCCCATACGTAGCATGCGTGCAAAAAGACGCATGCTCCCTTCTTTGCTCTTGGAATCAAATAAAGCGCCGTTGCGAAACACCAGTTCGATATTGACCAAAGGCAGAGAACTATCTTCCTCGAGGAAAACTTGCATACCCTGCTTTGTCTTGAATTTCTTGATTTGCGCGGATGCTTTTTTACTGCTCGCGGTTTTCTCTTTGTATCGTTGATGTTTTTTCACAGCTTACTCTTTGGGAAGAACAGTAATGGTCGTACGGGAGGTTTTGTTAAAATATTTTTTACTAACGCGACGAAGATCAGCAACACTGATTCCGCGAACCTGCCCCATGCGTGAAAAGGCTTGTGTAAAATCACCAAGCACCGTTGCATAGAAACCTAAACCTTCTGCTCGGCCAGAATTGTTTTCCATGCCTTGAAGGAAAGATAGTTCAAAACGGTTCTTAGCTTTGTCAAGTTCTTCTGCTCTGATGGGGCCATGACAAAAACGTCTTATTTCTTTTTCGAAAAGAGCCAAGCCTTTTTTTGAACTTTTCCCTTCACGCATTGAAATCCAGATCTCGTACAAACCCGGGTCCTTAAAAGACCCCACAAAGGAGCTTACTTCCGAGGCTGCTTCCGCTTCCACAACCATTGAACGGTGTAGGCGCGAGCTACGCCCGCCAAACAGCATTTCATCGATGATACACAGTACGGTGTGATCGGGATCAGCCAGCGCAGGACTACGATAGCCAAGCTGCAGTTTCTCAGTGGGCGTAGGTAAACGCATGGTAAGCTTGCGTTCCGTGCGCTGTGTATTTTCTTTTACTGCTTTCTCTTTTGGAATTTTCGCGGAAGGGAGTTTGCCATAGTGTTTTTCGATGCAATGCAGAGCATCCTCCTCACTCACATCACCGGAAATTACTATTGTCGCGTTGTTTGGAGCATAGAAGGTCTTGTAAAACTCACGACAGTCTTGCAGCTTAAAATTAAGGATATCTTCCATCCAGCCAATCGTCGGCCAATGGTAAGGATGCTTTCTGAACGCAGTTGCATAGAGCTTCTCGTTGACCGCACCATGGATATCGTCTTCAACCCGATAACGTCTCTCGTTGGCAACCACTTCCTTTTCCGAATCAAGCTGTGGCTTTCTAAGCACGAGATTCACCATGCGCTCCGCTTCCATGGAAGCCACGAGCTCCAGTTTAGAAGAGGGAAGATTCTCGTAGTAAAAAGTCCAATCAAGCCAA belongs to Myxococcales bacterium and includes:
- a CDS encoding insulinase family protein, whose translation is MAEIVDNRDNDRSLAIQGFRSSLFGAHTYGRSVLGHEKSISGVQLKDIKQLVKKHVVASNMVLGVSGDITRSELMSLLDKEFANLKKGSAALKAVRAPKLKKGRSLLVIDKPERTQSQIVIGTLGSHNRDRDHTALYVANTAFGGTFTARLMNEIRSKRGWSYGASSRLGHDREREAWWMWTFPAMDDAVACIKVQWELYQDFVRRGISKKELDFAKEYLINSHAFDIDTAAKRVDQLVDAEVMGLPPRYYENYVKRVKAVTLKEANTALKRRLSDNDVSFVIVATANKIEKQLRELKLFDSIKLLSFDEL
- a CDS encoding insulinase family protein, with protein sequence MKKHQRYKEKTASSKKASAQIKKFKTKQGMQVFLEEDSSLPLVNIELVFRNGALFDSKSKEGSMRLFARMLRMGTKNTTALEFEETIDSLGAQLSIQVAHSFISFHATVIRRN
- a CDS encoding insulinase family protein, giving the protein MARALSKTQISHTKKLISSSAKRKAQVRLIRRHDLGQSKEVKQYRLKNGLDLILLSDHSAPVLSYQTWFRVGSRHEKKGKTGLAHLFEHLMFNETKHLPAGQFDRILESAGGETNAATWLDWTFYYENLPSSKLELVASMEAERMVNLVLRKPQLDSEKEVVANERRYRVEDDIHGAVNEKLYATAFRKHPYHWPTIGWMEDILNFKLQDCREFYKTFYAPNNATIVISGDVSEEDALHCIEKHYGKLPSAKIPKEKAVKENTQRTERKLTMRLPTPTEKLQLGYRSPALADPDHTVLCIIDEMLFGGRSSRLHRSMVVEAEAASEVSSFVGSFKDPGLYEIWISMREGKSSKKGLALFEKEIRRFCHGPIRAEELDKAKNRFELSFLQGMENNSGRAEGLGFYATVLGDFTQAFSRMGQVRGISVADLRRVSKKYFNKTSRTTITVLPKE